A genomic segment from Polyangium mundeleinium encodes:
- a CDS encoding glutathione S-transferase family protein: MKLCGFRISNYHNKVRLVLLEKGIPHEEDPSCWPSQDPAFLARSPMGRAPFLETPHGVLCESQVICEYLEDAYPDNPLYPRDPFARAKVRELVQVFELNVELVARRTYPAAFMGSTLTDEAKAAIQADLAKGVRAFLQLAKFDPFLAGAELTVADCAAAMHFPLISLATSRVFGADAFADVPEVAAYVERIRQRPHFARVLEDSREAFARAMANARRG; the protein is encoded by the coding sequence ATGAAGCTCTGCGGCTTTCGCATCAGCAACTACCACAACAAGGTCCGCCTCGTCCTCCTGGAGAAGGGCATCCCCCACGAGGAGGATCCGAGCTGTTGGCCCTCCCAGGATCCCGCATTTCTCGCGCGTTCCCCCATGGGCCGGGCGCCCTTCCTGGAGACGCCGCACGGGGTGCTCTGCGAGTCGCAGGTGATCTGCGAGTACCTGGAGGACGCATACCCGGACAACCCCCTCTATCCGCGCGATCCGTTTGCCCGCGCCAAGGTCCGCGAGCTCGTCCAGGTCTTCGAGCTCAACGTCGAGCTCGTCGCGCGCCGCACCTATCCCGCCGCGTTCATGGGCAGCACGCTCACCGACGAGGCCAAGGCCGCGATCCAGGCCGATCTCGCCAAGGGCGTCCGCGCCTTCTTGCAGCTCGCGAAGTTCGATCCGTTCCTCGCCGGCGCCGAGCTCACCGTGGCCGACTGCGCCGCGGCCATGCACTTCCCGCTCATCTCGCTGGCCACCTCGCGTGTGTTCGGCGCGGACGCCTTCGCCGACGTGCCCGAAGTCGCGGCGTATGTCGAGCGGATCCGCCAGCGCCCCCACTTCGCGCGGGTCCTCGAAGACAGCCGCGAGGCGTTCGCGCGGGCCATGGCGAACGCGCGCCGCGGCTGA
- a CDS encoding carbohydrate kinase family protein — protein MVFLVVGDANADLSSTLARFPDEGDDVAMTALGYSSGGSGANVATALAKLGARARLVTAVGRDPGADIALQAARQAGVDLSFVETHATQATGHCIVAISPGGERTFLSFRGANAAVACPDFAAVFQDVMHLHVAGHALLEGEQGTTTLALMEEARCRDIPISLDVCLPLVRTRATELLALAPRFSVLFGNTSELGALAPPDHHASHEAAMAALLAAGVPLVVGKLGANGAVVAEGSTRTFLPAFPADVRDTTGAGDGFVAAFLYAWRRGASHDHAGRLGNAAGAHVVSRLGAAASLPGREELLQVISTHGGELSSLRILFTDDKPSIGRDT, from the coding sequence ATGGTTTTTCTCGTCGTCGGCGACGCCAACGCAGACCTCAGCAGCACGCTCGCGCGTTTCCCGGACGAGGGCGACGACGTGGCGATGACGGCGCTCGGGTACAGCAGCGGCGGCTCGGGCGCGAACGTGGCGACGGCGCTCGCCAAGCTCGGCGCGCGCGCCCGGCTCGTCACGGCGGTCGGGCGGGATCCGGGAGCCGACATCGCGCTCCAGGCGGCCAGGCAAGCCGGCGTAGATCTTTCGTTCGTCGAGACACACGCCACGCAGGCCACCGGGCACTGCATCGTGGCCATTTCCCCTGGCGGCGAGCGGACGTTTTTGAGCTTCCGCGGCGCGAACGCCGCGGTCGCGTGCCCCGATTTTGCGGCGGTGTTTCAGGACGTCATGCACCTGCACGTGGCGGGGCACGCGCTCCTCGAAGGTGAGCAGGGGACGACGACGCTCGCATTGATGGAAGAAGCGCGCTGCCGCGACATCCCCATTTCGCTCGATGTTTGCCTGCCGCTCGTCCGGACCCGCGCCACGGAGCTCCTCGCGCTCGCCCCGCGGTTTTCCGTGCTCTTCGGCAATACGAGCGAGCTCGGCGCGCTCGCCCCGCCGGATCATCATGCTTCCCACGAAGCCGCCATGGCGGCGCTCCTCGCGGCGGGCGTGCCGCTCGTCGTGGGCAAGCTCGGGGCGAACGGCGCCGTCGTGGCCGAAGGGTCCACACGAACGTTCCTGCCTGCATTCCCCGCCGACGTGCGCGACACGACGGGCGCAGGAGATGGGTTCGTCGCGGCATTCCTTTACGCCTGGCGCCGCGGCGCCTCCCACGACCATGCGGGCAGGCTGGGCAACGCCGCGGGCGCGCACGTCGTGAGCCGCCTCGGCGCGGCGGCGTCGCTGCCGGGGCGGGAGGAGCTCTTGCAAGTGATCTCCACGCACGGCGGCGAGCTTTCATCTTTGCGAATCTTGTTCACGGACGACAAACCATCGATCGGGAGAGACACATGA
- a CDS encoding DUF4241 domain-containing protein: MPPFRRALPPTLSLATGLVLISLSGCSASSTPTSPGNPSASQERPKASVPAPSQIDFHDLFTGAPLRERDAETDELVAVRTRRLGIGMLVVPTGKLMAGDPLANLSANHVLSRAVPPGRYPVELLLQDDERGRAHELLLARVVFGAGRPARWETAAVAGDNAKSSRPGARTGYPSDAATGCFMDASVFAEYMPPGQVRTSVRNGVVHEDYIPDGRAERNSGELIRALGATRGAEGGSLGHAEWKGTVGNIVAFGLGGDQVVPTYWGIDASGAAVEIVSVIDLSEKRFPDVRWPDG; this comes from the coding sequence GTGCCTCCCTTCCGACGCGCCCTCCCGCCGACGTTATCGCTCGCGACAGGTTTGGTGTTGATCTCGCTCTCCGGGTGCAGCGCCTCGTCCACGCCCACGTCTCCGGGCAATCCCTCGGCGTCGCAGGAGCGCCCGAAGGCGAGCGTACCTGCGCCGTCGCAGATCGATTTTCACGACCTCTTCACGGGCGCGCCGCTGCGCGAGCGCGATGCGGAGACCGACGAGCTCGTTGCCGTGCGCACGCGTCGGTTGGGCATCGGAATGCTCGTGGTGCCGACGGGAAAACTCATGGCGGGGGATCCGCTCGCGAACCTCTCGGCAAACCACGTGCTTTCGCGCGCCGTCCCGCCGGGGCGTTACCCCGTCGAGCTGCTCCTCCAGGACGACGAGCGAGGCCGTGCCCATGAGCTATTGCTCGCGCGTGTCGTCTTTGGTGCCGGCCGCCCGGCGCGATGGGAGACGGCGGCGGTCGCGGGAGACAATGCCAAGTCGTCCCGCCCCGGCGCGCGCACGGGGTATCCGTCCGACGCCGCGACGGGCTGCTTCATGGATGCGAGTGTGTTCGCCGAATACATGCCGCCGGGCCAGGTACGAACGTCCGTGCGTAACGGCGTCGTCCACGAGGACTACATCCCTGACGGTCGCGCCGAGCGAAACAGCGGCGAGCTCATTCGGGCGCTCGGGGCGACGCGCGGCGCGGAAGGCGGGAGCCTCGGTCATGCCGAATGGAAAGGGACCGTCGGAAACATCGTCGCGTTCGGGCTCGGCGGGGATCAGGTGGTCCCGACGTACTGGGGGATCGACGCGAGCGGCGCGGCCGTGGAAATCGTGTCGGTGATCGACCTCTCGGAAAAGCGGTTTCCGGACGTGCGCTGGCCGGATGGATGA
- a CDS encoding squalene/phytoene synthase family protein, with protein sequence MARHDVSGLRDVGLRIGLSDEGGGAMAAALEALAAQRVADRDFCVQTLPRVSRTFALSILSLPEALSESLCAAYLLCRVVDSIEDANPIPPETRVSLFDAFDALMRGEARSLSEFEARFADEALGMAEADRALCKGAGAVFRVFRGLPAADQEAIRPWVLEMSQGMREYAGRADAEGKTRIRDVRDLERYCYFVAGTVGELLTSLFERTVPGASEEVRKAARSRATRFGLGLQMVNVLKDVAEDLDRGACFLPEDVLARHGVRRDVLLAPEARAGGLAAVSEVCAIARGHLDAAVEYTLCWPGREGAEVRAFCAVPLALAIATLREVERGDNTLVRGREPKIDKRLVAEVLAGARRAAESDAALNALFTRAAEAGPSAPAGVSGRGAMPLLRARRPPVPPERRASMTVIRGGADTKKTSGEASRSDARTREGRVLVTGGAGHLGQNLVRRLVAEGKEVRVLVRGARGASALAGLPVEVVTCDVRDADALGAATRGVTEVYHAAAMVAEGDEQAFFETNVLGTRALLGACREAGVRRVVVTSSLDAVRYDDARGAPIDEATPLDPFSAHSPHARTKALAEHECLKAVADGLDVVVVAPTTLVGPFDERPSAIGRALVDHANGKLRAFARGALLLTSTRDAVEAHLAAMRSGRKGQKYVITTELVSIDDLLSFFEEASARRRPPFAVPALLARTSLAQKLAAARMLGGERPPGAPAPASSPRRADTSKAERELGFVPTCVRSAIYDAYADFFRRALVPEGPASRGAHITRP encoded by the coding sequence ATGGCCAGGCATGACGTTTCTGGGCTCCGCGACGTGGGGCTGCGGATTGGTTTGTCCGATGAGGGGGGCGGGGCCATGGCCGCCGCGCTGGAGGCGCTCGCCGCGCAGAGGGTCGCCGATCGCGATTTCTGCGTGCAGACGCTGCCGCGCGTCTCGCGGACGTTCGCGCTCTCGATCCTGTCGTTGCCCGAGGCGCTCTCCGAATCCCTCTGCGCCGCGTATCTCCTGTGCAGGGTCGTCGACAGCATCGAGGACGCGAATCCGATCCCGCCCGAGACCCGCGTATCGCTCTTCGACGCGTTCGACGCGCTCATGCGGGGCGAGGCGCGGTCTTTGTCCGAATTCGAGGCTCGGTTCGCGGACGAGGCCCTCGGCATGGCCGAGGCCGATCGCGCGCTCTGCAAGGGGGCGGGCGCGGTGTTTCGCGTGTTCCGCGGCCTGCCCGCCGCCGATCAGGAGGCGATCCGGCCGTGGGTGCTGGAGATGAGCCAGGGGATGCGCGAGTACGCGGGGCGCGCGGACGCCGAAGGAAAGACGCGCATCCGCGACGTGCGCGACCTCGAGCGATATTGTTATTTCGTGGCCGGCACGGTGGGCGAGCTGCTCACCTCGCTCTTCGAGCGCACGGTGCCCGGGGCGAGCGAGGAGGTTCGCAAGGCGGCCCGGAGCCGCGCGACGCGGTTCGGGCTCGGCCTGCAGATGGTGAACGTGCTGAAAGACGTCGCCGAGGATCTCGATCGCGGCGCGTGTTTCTTGCCGGAAGACGTGCTCGCCCGGCACGGGGTTCGTCGGGACGTCCTGCTCGCGCCCGAGGCGCGCGCGGGTGGCCTCGCGGCCGTGTCCGAGGTGTGCGCGATCGCGCGGGGGCACCTCGACGCCGCGGTCGAGTACACGCTTTGCTGGCCCGGCCGCGAGGGCGCGGAGGTGCGCGCGTTCTGCGCGGTGCCGCTCGCGCTGGCGATCGCCACGCTGCGCGAGGTGGAGCGGGGCGATAACACGCTCGTCCGCGGGCGCGAGCCCAAGATCGACAAACGCCTCGTGGCCGAGGTTCTCGCCGGCGCGCGGCGCGCGGCCGAGAGCGACGCGGCGCTCAACGCCCTGTTCACCCGCGCGGCGGAGGCCGGGCCGAGCGCGCCCGCGGGCGTGTCCGGGCGCGGGGCGATGCCGCTGCTCCGCGCCCGGAGGCCGCCGGTGCCACCCGAGCGGCGCGCGTCGATGACGGTGATCCGCGGCGGCGCGGACACGAAAAAGACCTCGGGCGAGGCATCTCGGAGCGACGCGCGGACCCGCGAGGGGCGCGTGCTCGTCACGGGCGGCGCGGGGCACCTCGGGCAAAACCTCGTGCGGCGCCTCGTCGCCGAGGGCAAGGAGGTCCGCGTGCTCGTGCGGGGCGCGCGAGGCGCTTCGGCGCTCGCGGGTTTGCCCGTCGAGGTCGTGACCTGCGACGTGCGTGACGCGGACGCGCTCGGCGCGGCGACGCGCGGCGTGACGGAGGTGTATCACGCGGCGGCCATGGTGGCCGAGGGCGACGAGCAGGCGTTTTTCGAGACGAACGTGCTCGGGACACGCGCGCTCCTCGGCGCGTGCCGCGAGGCGGGCGTGCGGCGGGTCGTCGTGACGAGCTCGCTCGACGCCGTGCGGTACGACGACGCCCGCGGCGCGCCGATCGACGAGGCGACGCCGCTCGACCCGTTCTCCGCGCATTCGCCGCACGCGCGGACGAAGGCGCTCGCGGAGCACGAATGCTTGAAGGCCGTGGCCGACGGGCTCGACGTGGTCGTGGTCGCGCCGACGACGCTGGTCGGGCCCTTCGACGAGCGGCCGAGCGCGATCGGGCGGGCGCTCGTGGATCACGCGAACGGCAAGCTCCGCGCCTTCGCGCGCGGCGCGCTCCTGCTCACGTCGACGCGCGACGCGGTGGAGGCCCACCTCGCGGCGATGCGGAGCGGGCGCAAAGGGCAGAAATACGTGATCACGACCGAGCTCGTGTCGATCGACGATCTGCTCTCGTTCTTCGAGGAGGCGAGCGCGCGTCGCCGCCCGCCGTTCGCCGTGCCGGCCTTGCTCGCGCGGACGTCCCTCGCGCAGAAGCTCGCAGCCGCGCGGATGCTCGGAGGCGAACGCCCGCCCGGCGCGCCCGCGCCCGCGTCCTCGCCGCGGCGCGCGGATACCTCGAAGGCGGAGCGCGAGCTCGGCTTCGTGCCCACGTGCGTGCGGAGCGCGATTTACGACGCATACGCCGATTTCTTCCGTCGGGCGCTCGTGCCCGAGGGCCCCGCGTCGCGCGGGGCCCACATCACGCGGCCGTGA
- a CDS encoding BtpA/SgcQ family protein: MTPPWKARLDALKLRDLGDLFGTKKPVLGMVHCWPLPGAPGYAGYGMEVLLENAIRDARALAEGGVDGIIVENMWDVPFRAGSHIAPESIAAHAVVARAVGQAVPLPLGINLVHNGGVALLGIAIAAGAKFVRVCMLAGAGVWEAGSWDEGCAAELLRRRKELGAEHIKLFADVDKKHSVRFPGIDLATHIEWTRFSGADALIVSGKMTGDAPDLAKVREAKALAGDSPVLIGSGATEENVTAFLGAADGVIVGSSIKENGRIEEPVDPERVRRFVRAARAAG; this comes from the coding sequence ATGACGCCTCCGTGGAAGGCGCGCCTCGACGCGCTCAAGCTCCGGGACCTCGGGGACCTCTTCGGCACGAAAAAGCCCGTCCTCGGAATGGTGCATTGCTGGCCGCTGCCCGGCGCGCCGGGGTATGCGGGCTACGGGATGGAGGTGCTCCTGGAGAACGCGATCCGCGACGCCCGCGCGCTCGCGGAGGGCGGCGTGGACGGGATCATCGTGGAGAACATGTGGGACGTCCCGTTCCGCGCCGGATCCCACATCGCGCCCGAGAGCATTGCGGCGCACGCAGTCGTGGCGCGGGCCGTGGGGCAAGCCGTGCCCTTGCCGCTCGGCATCAACCTCGTGCACAACGGCGGGGTCGCGCTGCTCGGAATCGCGATTGCCGCAGGCGCGAAGTTCGTCCGGGTCTGCATGCTCGCGGGCGCGGGCGTGTGGGAGGCGGGCTCGTGGGACGAGGGGTGCGCGGCGGAGCTTTTGCGGCGGCGCAAGGAGCTCGGCGCCGAGCACATCAAGCTGTTCGCCGACGTCGACAAGAAGCATTCGGTCAGGTTCCCCGGCATCGATCTCGCGACGCACATCGAATGGACGCGTTTTTCCGGGGCCGACGCGCTCATCGTGTCGGGGAAAATGACCGGGGACGCGCCGGATCTCGCGAAGGTGCGGGAGGCCAAGGCGCTCGCCGGGGATTCGCCGGTGCTCATCGGCAGCGGCGCGACCGAGGAGAACGTGACTGCCTTCCTCGGCGCGGCCGACGGCGTGATCGTGGGGTCGAGCATCAAGGAGAACGGGCGCATCGAGGAGCCCGTCGATCCAGAGCGCGTGCGGAGGTTCGTACGGGCCGCGCGCGCCGCCGGTTGA
- a CDS encoding sensory rhodopsin transducer, translating to MSKPAGCKRWSVAEGHVAKRAGSIELDGANDVLWLLNASMHEAHVEIMVYFEHRVPAGPYLLTLLPERSRRVRWQDLEGPEPLPIGTDFASVIESDVPIVVQYTRVGAGGAGAMTTIAHSERCGM from the coding sequence ATGAGCAAGCCGGCGGGGTGCAAACGGTGGTCGGTCGCAGAGGGGCACGTGGCGAAGCGGGCGGGCAGCATCGAGCTCGACGGCGCGAACGACGTGCTCTGGCTGCTCAATGCCTCCATGCACGAGGCGCACGTGGAGATCATGGTGTACTTCGAGCACCGCGTGCCGGCCGGGCCCTACCTGCTGACGCTGCTTCCCGAACGGAGCCGGCGTGTCCGCTGGCAGGACCTCGAAGGCCCGGAGCCGCTGCCGATCGGAACGGATTTCGCGAGCGTGATCGAGTCGGACGTCCCGATCGTCGTGCAATACACGCGCGTCGGCGCCGGCGGCGCGGGCGCGATGACGACGATCGCGCACTCCGAGCGTTGTGGCATGTGA